In Lathamus discolor isolate bLatDis1 chromosome 15, bLatDis1.hap1, whole genome shotgun sequence, the genomic stretch GACTGCCCAGAACTGTAAGGGAGGCCTAACACATCCCGGCAGCATTCCCAAATCACCCGTGTGCTGGTCCCTGCCCGTGCCAGGGGtaggaaccagatgatcttgaagccctttccaacccacaccgttctgtgactctatgaaaGGGAGGCTGGGATGTCAGCCGGGCACAGAGATGGGCTGCAGCCGGACTGGAGAGGAACCTTGTGCAGGACAGCAGGGGGTTGCTGCCATCCCCCACCTCACAGGGCTTCCAAGTCATGGGGAAAGCGCAAGACCCATCTCCCCTGCAtagccccagtgctgctgcccctctgccTGATGCCAGCAATGCAATGGCCAATGCAGCCCCTTGGCCTGGGATGGCCAGGTCATGTCTGCCCCACATGGGGTATCTGCTGCAGGCTCTAACCAGCCCCATGATGATCCCCTTGCTGACAGTCACCCCTTCTCCCTGGCCTGCCACCTCCAGCCACCCCACATCGCTGCAGTCCCCATGCCCCCAGCGCTGAGCCCCTGCCCCACGTGGCCATGCCCTCCCTCCTAGAGCAAATCCAGCCAGCagcaaggggaagggaaaaccaGGCAGCGCAGATACAAGGTAGAGATTTTAAAGCCTGTGTCAGTTCCAGCTCGCCGGGACGCGGGTACCCACGCTGCCAGTTCACAGCTCCTGGGCACAGTGGATTCCCTGGCGTGCAGCTCCTCACacaagtgcagcagcagggccaagTGCTTGGGCTGCCCCTGGGGCCAGCGCTGCTAGAGACTGACATACCCAGAGGAGCTTTTCTGGCAGCACGTGAGTGCGAGCAGGCAGAAGGTGAGGATGAGCATGGTGGCCAGCAGAACCATGGCTGCTATCCAATTGCTTCTCCGGAGCCCTATGACTCTCTGGGGAATCTCCGAGGGAATCATATTGGTGAGGTTGAGCATGTAGCCCAGAGTCCAGCCCACGTCTACACCAGTGACCTGTGCAGACAGAGAAAAGGGATGGGAAAGGCTGCAAAGATAGAGTAGCCAAGGCAAAGGTAGGCGAGAAGGCCACCCCTGGGCATGGGCAAtgggctgtgctgccctgtcacccactgctcctgtgctgcagcacgGGGTGGGCATGAGCCCTTTCATGGCAGGGTCTGGGAGCTGCCGGGCACACCGCTACCTGCCGGGTGAAGCGGATGTTCCGCCACGTCGTGTGGTTGAATCCAaagccctgcaggagcagggtgagggcGTAGGTGCTGGCTGCACAAGCGTCACGGAGCTGAATCCTGCTCGCGGTGGGGAGCTCCCGCTGCACCTGCAGGGGTGGAGGAGTGGGAGCGGTGCTTGGAGCACCCACACTGCCGGGAAAGCCCCACAGTGCAGCCGGGAGCAAAGACCCAGCACGGCTGGGCCTGGGGAGCGGGGAGGCTGCTCTCCTGTCCCTCCTGTCCAGGGATCCTTGCgctcctcctgctctctccagagGATGGGCTCTGGATGAGCCCCAAGCTGCCCAGTGCCCAGGCACAGCAAGGGCAGGGGCTGCCACCCCTGGGCAGGATCTCACCTTCTCCCAGGTGCTGGTGCAGAACTGCCCGATGGTGGCATTGACCAAGGTCAGGGGCTGCCCTTCCGTCAGGTTCAGGAAGTGAAGGCTGTGATAAAGCCCTGAGAAGGCCTATGGGTGGTTAAGACCAAAGGTGGCAAGTTAGCGAAGCACCCAGGGCTCAGCCATGCAGCCAGTCCTCTGCAGGCAGCCCTAAGGCCACCCTCAGCCTGTCAAACCCACTGGGACTGCTCCCCACACTGAAAGAGATGGGTGCTGTGACAGCAGGGGTGTGGGTCTGCCTGGTGAGGACCCTGCACGTCTCCGTGCGTCGGGCACATCCAGCATCCCTTTGCTCCTACAGCAGTTTTCCCGGGTTGTGGCCAGCTTCTGgtgccccaaaaccccacaactccCCCCACCACAGCGACAGGGATGGAGGCTCCTTACAAAGAACTGTCCCCGCACGGGCGGCTGATAGACCCCGTTGAACCCGCACGTGCTGTTGGCCCCACAGCTGAGGTTGAAGAGCTGCTGGACGGCGGCGCTGCACGCTGCTGGCTCCCCTGTCCCCATCACCCTGAGGAGCTGCGCGGCGCTGGGGCTGCTCGGGGCACGCACACAGGGGCTGTCGTAGAGCTCTGCCGTGGTGATGTTCTCCTGGTACCCCCTGGGGTAGCAGGGGTGTGAGATCTGCGCAGTGGACGGGCTGGCCTGGAGAGAGCAGGAGCGTTAGCATCGTCCTGGCCCTGAGGATGGACATggaaagaagagaagcagcCCACAAACAGCGCCTGTTCCCTCAGAAGGACACCAGCATGCCGGCCCCACCACCCATGGGGTACAGGTACAGAACTGTGGGGACAAACAAGGCACAACCACACTGGTCAGGGAGCAGCTGCATGCTCAAGGCCTTGGGGGTTTGCACCCTGTGCTGAGCATGGACCCATTTTGTCCCCTCTCTCCTTTGTAGGGTCAGCAGACCTCTGCTCCGGGGTGTTCACCTCCATCTCGGTACAGTCCTGTTCTTGGATGTTGGGACCCCCCCAGGACTGCCTCCTGCCATGGTGGCCCTGTTGTATCCGTCATCCTCACTGAGGCTTGCATGAAGgcacccagcccagcagccGTGACACCCAGTGGGTGCTGCCCACCAAGCTCCATAGATCAGGGTTCAGGCTGCAGTAGAGGAGCACAAGGCTGGGCTCAGTTACCTGGTGTAAGGAAGCCACCAGCATCTTCAGGGCTTGCTTTTGCCCATAGCAGAGGTAGCTGTGGGTGTAGATGGAGTAGTTGGTCCCGTACAGCCTGAGGAGggctcctgtgctgctgtcttCTATGGGGGTCCCAGGAAGGAACGTGATCTGGGTTGAAGCCCCACCGAGGTCCAAAGCTCCGACCACATCCTCTGCAGGTGGGTGGGTCCATGTGCCTGTGAGGGAGCACTGCCCCGCACCGGGAGTCACGCACCGGGACCCGGCACAGGGgtaccagctccccagcacagcctgcgGAGGGGACAACCCTGAGCCCGCTGCCCAAGCACGCACCTTGACGAGCGTCTCCATCAGGAAGTTGACGCTGATCCAGCCGAAGGAGCCCTCCTCGTTCCCCGTCAGGACCTGAGCGCCGCGGAACTCCACCGGGTACTCGCCAATGGCCTTGGCCACCTCGGCAAAGACCTGCTGGGCCTTGGTGCTGTTCTGCTCCCTGCCCGGGGAAGGAGATGGACACCGCGAGTGGAGGAGGCGATGGCCGGGCAGCTCCAGCGCGGGGCTGACAGCGAGCAGCAGCGGCTGCGGCCGCTGCCAAGGAGCAGAGACGGGGCAAAGGCAGCAGATCCCTCCTGAGCTGTGCTGGAAGCGCCCCTAAAAGTGCTGCCTGTGGGCTCGGCCTGAGAACACAGGAAGGGTCCTGGCAAGTCTGGCAAAGGAGGTGCTGGCAGAGGAGGCcgtggagctgctgcgagggctggagcagctctgctctggagccaggctgagagagctgggctggggcagcctggacaagagaaggctcctgaaggggagacctgagagcagctccagtgcctaaaggggctgcagggaacctggagaggggcttgggacaagggatgtaGGGACAAGGGCTGTGGGGTTTCCCCATGGGCACAGTGAGCATCTCTCTTGGACACCCCATAGACTGCAGATGTGGATGCTCTGCTCATCCCTGTGGCCCCCAGAACAGCCCCCCCGCTGCCCCCAGCCCcgtcccagcccctgcccaggctCCGGTGCAGAAGCATGCGGTGGGAAGGGTGGAGGTGCCGGCTCCGCTCTGTGCTGTACCTCAGCAGCCGCATGCCCGCTGTGGCCCCCAGGTAGGTGGGGGTCTCCCGCTGCTGCTCTGCCGGGATGATCTCCATGGCCTTGTCCAGGCAGGGCTTCAGGCTGGCTCCGGCCCCGGCGGGGTCGTCTGCGTAGCTGGAGATGCCGCGTCCTGCAGGAGAGCCCCGTGTGATGGAGCCGGGTCAGTGACATCCAGGAGGGACGGGATAGCGTGGGACACGCACACCCCTTCACCCAGCCCAGGTTGCTCTCTGGACAAACTTGGCAGATGTTCTGGTCACAGCCCCAAACCGTGCTGTGTTTGATGCCACAGAGATACCAAAATGAACACCACTGACCCAGGGGGGCATTAGGAAccacacacagaaaaccagcatAACCACCATCACGTTTAGGGACTTCTGCAGAGCTTTTAGGAGGTCCCATGGGCACATACAGGGACAAGACAAGGGTGATTTAAGCtaacagaggggagactgagctgagctcttaggcagaagctcttccctgtgagggtgctgaggcactggcacagggtgcccagagaagctgtggctgccccatccctggcagtgctcaaggccaggttggacacaggggcttggagcaagctgctccagtggaaggggtccctgcccgtggcaggggttggagctggaggagctctaaggtctcttccaacccaaaccactctgtgattctagcTTATTGAAGAAGCTGTGAAAAGATGTTGTGGGGAGAAGATCCAAGGAAGCAGTTACAGGGGAGAGGATCAAcctctgcccatcctgcatcCCAAGCTGTGAGTTGATGCAAAGCCGCCATCTGCAAGACAGAACTTGGCTCCAAGAAAAATGCTAACAGGGCCAGGATCCTCACCCACCTTTGCATCACGCGGTTACTGTGGTACCCTGAGGTGCAGACCGGCCCCTCAACACTTTCCTTTGGCGCTCCCACCAGGCCACCTCCCTTTCTCCCAGCACAGGCTGAAAGACTGAGCTCACTCATGATGCTGTGAGTCTGGGACAGTGATCCAGGAGCCTGAGAGAGAGGGACAGCACATCCTGGTACTCACCGGCTGCAGTGCAGGCCTCCACCTGGGACACGATGCCGGTGCCGTTCTCCTTGTCTGCAGGCCACCGGTAGATGTAGAGAGCCGTGTGCGTGGAGCCGGCGTCAAACACCAGCCCGTACTGGGGGCAGAGGAGGACACGGGTCACAGCTCGCTCGGCCTGAACTGAGGCCCGCCGGACTTCtgaggctgctgctcttgcttgCCAtgtgtgcagagcagcagcacaggtctGCGTGCCCAACCTCCCTCCAGCTCCGAGCGCCCTGATTTCACCAaaggagctgcagctcaggaaGGAAAGACGTGCAGGTCAGCAGGGTGATCTGCAGGGCAGGAAGGCATCCAGGCACCCgtcccagagctgctcccaccCCTTTGGGAATGGAAACTCTCACAAGCCCTGTTTTTAACAATCAGCCAGCAGAAAGCAACAGGAGAGAGATGAAACCCCACCAGGTGACCAGGGTGgctgaaaagaggaaaggaggtgTTTGGGGTGCGcatggagcagctcccaggaggGCTGTTCTTCCATCCTTAGCAAGGAGCCAGGACCATGACTGAGGGGGTGATTGATGGACCTCGATCAGGCTAAGCCCTGATAGGGGTGGCTATGGGAAGACTTGCAAGCGGGGTGGAGGGCAGAGCTGGTGGAGGGCTGAGAGGTGGGAAGGAGCCAGAGGTTCCACCGGGGACCTACTTTGTTCCTGGCAGGAAGGGCAGCGTCCCTCGTCGGGGTCAGGACCAGGAGGAAGGCGGCCACCGCCAGCGCCCCCAGCGCAGCCACCGAGCCGCAGCGCAGAGCCCTGCGCATGGGGCTCTGCATCCCGCAGCCGGGCCGGTCTCTgccagggcagccccagccgCTCCCCAGCCCCTCCCGGCACCCTTGTGCCAGCGGCGCCCCGGGACACTGTGGGTGCGGGACCACGAACCTGCCCTGGGGTCCGCAGCGGAGCAACGAAGGGGGCAGCGGCTGAGAGCGGGCGGAGCTGCCCGGGCCCAAGGGGGAACGGCCGGGTCCCGGCGCTGCCTGCACCGCCGGCCCCTGCCTGCGCTGCCCGTCCCCGGCCCGGGGCAATGCAAAGCGAAAGTGCGGCCTGGACCGGCGCCGCGTGTCCGGGTTCGCTCCCGGGACGGCCCGCGGCAAGGGCGGGGCAATCCCCCGGCCGGCCCGCACCGCTTCCTGCACCCTGCCTCTACCTCTGCCTGCACCCCTGCCTGTACCgctgcctgtgccctgcctgcaccccgcCTGCACCCCGCCTGCACTGCCCCAGGGTGATGGGACCCTGACAACGGGGACTCGTCCCTGGCCGTGGGGATGGGTCTCTGGCTGTGGGGCACCCTGGCCATGGGGATGGGTCCTCACCTGCCAGGTCACTCTTGTTTCTGTCTTGGGccgctgtgtccctgcctgcactggggcAGCACTAGGTGACAGCAGGGTACAGGTGACCGGCTCGGTCCACGCTGCATGGGGCtgtgtgcttctgcagcaggtCTGGGGCAGGGATGTCCGTGGGTCTCCCTGACCTAAGCCGCTGCCTtcaccccagggccaggcagCCCACAGGCTCCCCGAGGGGCAGGGGTGCAGGCTCAGCTCGGCCTGAGCTTCCTAGGGAGCTGCCCCATGGCATGGCCGGCGCCCCACGGCTGGACGTGTCCAGCAGGCAAGTGGTTAACACCGGACGCATTTCCCATCCCACCCTGGCTctccagccccgctgcctcctGGACAAGGCTCTCCTGGGCAGGTTACTGGTCCGAAGCCAAGGGGAGGGCCATAGCGGGGACTGGGGCAGCCTTTGTCCCAGGAGCGGGCTCCACACTCCAAGTACACGGTGACACGGGAGAGCGGCGGAGCCGGGAGCAGCCAGGGTGAGCCTGCGCAGGGAaggggcttgggggggggggccctAGATGGAGCTTGGCTCGGAGGGGGGCGGTGGGTCAGTGCTGGAGCCAGCGCTGGGGACAAACATGCTCAGTGGGCTGCAGGCGCAGGAAGCAGCAGGCTGGGGGGCACGGGGGTTACATGGACGGGGCATGGAGGGCGTTGCTGTGCCTCAGCACTGGTGGAGGCAGGGACCGCTCTGCCTGGCATGGATGCTCACAGCGCTCACCCTCACCCTCGTTCTTACACTCTAAAGAGCGCTTTTGACTTGCACATCCCACGGTGCGCGGGGTGGGAGCTCAGCTCCGTTGCCCCGAGCACCGGCAGCGCCTCCGTGCCTGCCCTCCTGCGCCCGGGGCGCTGCAGGTGAGGGATGTCCCGCGGCGCTTTCGGAGCACTTGTGCTGCCAGCTCACACAGACAAGGGCAGACACGGCCCAGGCTGGGCACAGCTGGGAACCTTCCCCACGGGCACTGCTCCctgtgggctgtgcagcccctTCTGCAGCCCTGGAGGCATCACCATCACCTCCCGTCCCCGCAGCATGTGGATTCAGCACCGGCCAGCCCCGAGGTGCCACAGAAAGCCTGGGCAGATGGATCAGCTTCTCACATGCTTCTTGCCTTGTTTTCCACCCCGTGGGCTCCCTCTCCATGCCCTGCTGCCCTCCCCGGCTCCGTACTGCCTTTgggtgctgcctcctgcccagtCCAGATGGAGTTTAGTACCTATCAGAGCAGGTGGAGCCCATTTCCCACCTGCTCCCATGTGCAGGATGTGCAATTTATCTCCATTCCACATCATTCCATTGCACAGTGCATGGGAAAGGGTTTTCCAGGatgtgggctgggctgggctttaTTGTGTTACCCAGAGCAGGGAAATCCCATCCCCATGACACAGCTGTATCTAGGCAAACTCTAGGCTGATAGGACTGGAGACATGGCAATATAGGGATTCATCAGCTGCTTCCATATGTTCTCTTCTGGCCACAGCCACTGCACAGGGCAGGGCTCCCTGATAAGAGTTTCCTGTCTTCCTGTGTCCCATGACGTGGGCCAGAAGAACAGATCCATCATTACACATCTCATGCCGCACAGGGTATTGGTCACCCTTGTTTGCCACTGGGGATGCTGACACTGAACCAGGAATCCGCATCTCCTCTGACCTTGCCAAAGGTCTTTCACCTCCAATTCCAGCCACTGACCTGGCAaaagggcaagggaatttcccTGTGGTTCTATGCACTCACAGGAGAATTGTGCAGCCAAGTGACAGCCCCTGGGTGCCACTCCACAGCTCCGGGTGGCTCAACCACCTCTCTAGACTGTGTCCAGGCTCTCGGGACATCCACTGCTCAGCCATGGAGGAAGCCAGCCCATGGTGGCATGGGGCAGGGTGCTGAGGAAAGCACATCTGGACCAGCTGgggtgctgctgtgtgctgagGCCGTTGCAGAGAACCAGATCCTTTGGCTTTGCTTCTCTGCTGCAATTTCTTCCCAATGCCTTAGGCTGACCCTGCTGGGAGCTCGAGCCAGACAAGCAGGAGGTGCAGAACCCCGTCCCATCTCCAGGGCTCCTCTGCACCCACTGGCTGGGCTGCCCGTGTGATGCTGTCACTGCAGGTATCCCAGCTTGGCTTCAGGGCTGTGTGTGCCTGGGTCCATAGGAGCCACCTGCCTCTGCCCTTCTGCCTGCCCttggtgctgcaggagaggcTTGGGGGTCACCTGCAGGCAAGGACATGTCTGCTGACCTGCTGTGGCATCACCCGGAGCCAAGGCGAGGAAGACGTGGCTCTAGATTCCATTCCCCTGCCTGGTGCAGAGAGGACCTGGAGCAGGAACAGTCTGGGCCTGTTGGGCAACAGATGTTGCCTGATGGTCCCAGATCTTGTGGGACAGGTTCTGTGAGGATGCAGGGGATGCTGAAGGGATGTGGCTCTGCATCCTGGAGGGATGGCCACAGTGGGAACCTGCCAGGGCAGGGTCCTGCTCCCGATGCTTCCCCCAGCCATGCAGTtggagcagggcagagggatggggtctgtgtgcaggcaggaCCCCAAAGGGCTGCATCTGAGGCAGGGCTGAAAAGGCAGGCTGCAAATCCCCCAGGGAGGGAgtgctcagcagagcagggtgTCCCAGCCTCACTGCTAAAAGAGCAGCCATGCCCTAGAGAATGGCTTCAggccttgctagggaaggggaaAGTCCCATATCCATACGTGGGATTTGCATTTCCCATATCCATATATgagatttgtattttaaaactggCTTTGCAAGTGCAGAGGTGGGAGCATGTTGTTGGGGCTGTTCTTGCAGGTTGGAGGAGGCATGGACCACAAAGCCAAGGTCCTTGCAGGTCTCCTGGCAGCCACTTGTGTCTTCAGCTTCATTGCCCTCATTCTGAGCATCGTGAATGTGAAGGACGTGATTCTGCCTCCCAGCACCAAGGTAGGGTCCTTGGGAGGAGCCTCCTGCTCTCATGTGAGTGCTGGCTGCCCCTTGGTAGAGGATTTCCTCCGGGTTTCAGGcacgcttgagcccagaaagctctgagggctggagcagctctgctctggagccaggctgagagagctgggctggggcagcctggagaagagaaggctcctgaaggggagacctgagagcagctccagtgcctaaaggggctgcaggacctGGAGAGGgtcttgggacaagggcctgtagggacaggccaaggggaatggcttgaacctgcccgaggggagactgagatgagctcttgggcagaagcttttccctgtgagggtgctgaggcactggcacagggtgcccagagaagctgtggctgccccatccctggcagtgctcaaggccaggttggacacaggggcttggagcaagctgctccagtggaagggctTGGAACtcgatgggctttaaggtcccttccaacacaaaccggtctgggattctatggggACCAGCTCCTGCACAGGCTGCCCTGTGTCTGGCAGTTTTGTCACTGCCTGACCCCACAGCACATTCAGTCTTTTCACTGGAGCTCAAAGGGTTTGTGCTGGAGCCTTGTCCTCAGCACGGCGACTGCACTACCACAGGGCTCTCCCTCTTCTGGTGCCACTCTTGACCATCTGAGGTTCCCCTGCCCCAGGAgctctgctggctctgctggcgGCACCCCCTGACAGTCCCTGTCCCCTCTGCCCCCAGTACGGGCTGGTGTTTGACGCCGGCTCCACGCACACGGCTCTCTACATCTACCGGTGGCCTGCGGACAAGGAGAACGGCACCGGCATCGTGTCCCAGGTGGAGGCCTGCACTGCAGCCGGTGAGTGCCGGGATGTGCtgtccctctccctgcccctgctccatgCAGGGACCCttcaccagggcgcctggcctgCTGCACCAGGTGGGGTTGGC encodes the following:
- the LOC136022457 gene encoding ectonucleoside triphosphate diphosphohydrolase 8-like isoform X3 produces the protein MQSPMRRALRCGSVAALGALAVAAFLLVLTPTRDAALPARNKYGLVFDAGSTHTALYIYRWPADKENGTGIVSQVEACTAAGRGISSYADDPAGAGASLKPCLDKAMEIIPAEQQRETPTYLGATAGMRLLREQNSTKAQQVFAEVAKAIGEYPVEFRGAQVLTGNEEGSFGWISVNFLMETLVKASPSTAQISHPCYPRGYQENITTAELYDSPCVRAPSSPSAAQLLRVMGTGEPAACSAAVQQLFNLSCGANSTCGFNGVYQPPVRGQFFAFSGLYHSLHFLNLTEGQPLTLVNATIGQFCTSTWEKVQRELPTASRIQLRDACAASTYALTLLLQGFGFNHTTWRNIRFTRQVTGVDVGWTLGYMLNLTNMIPSEIPQRVIGLRRSNWIAAMVLLATMLILTFCLLALTCCQKSSSGYVSL
- the LOC136022457 gene encoding ectonucleoside triphosphate diphosphohydrolase 8-like isoform X2, translated to MQSPMRRALRCGSVAALGALAVAAFLLVLTPTRDAALPARNKYGLVFDAGSTHTALYIYRWPADKENGTGIVSQVEACTAAGRGISSYADDPAGAGASLKPCLDKAMEIIPAEQQRETPTYLGATAGMRLLREQNSTKAQQVFAEVAKAIGEYPVEFRGAQVLTGNEEGSFGWISVNFLMETLVKCSLTGTWTHPPAEDVVGALDLGGASTQITFLPGTPIEDSSTGALLRLYGTNYSIYTHSYLCYGQKQALKMLVASLHQASPSTAQISHPCYPRGYQENITTAELYDSPCVRAPSSPSAAQLLRVMGTGEPAACSAAVQQLFNLSCGANSTCGFNGVYQPPVRGQFFAFSGLYHSLHFLNLTEGQPLTLVNATIGQFCTSTWEKVQRELPTASRIQLRDACAASTYALTLLLQGFGFNHTTWRNIRFTRQVTGVDVGWTLGYMLNLTNMIPSEIPQRVIGLRRSNWIAAMVLLATMLILTFCLLALTCCQKSSSGYVSL
- the LOC136022457 gene encoding ectonucleoside triphosphate diphosphohydrolase 8-like isoform X1, translating into MQSPMRRALRCGSVAALGALAVAAFLLVLTPTRDAALPARNKYGLVFDAGSTHTALYIYRWPADKENGTGIVSQVEACTAAGRGISSYADDPAGAGASLKPCLDKAMEIIPAEQQRETPTYLGATAGMRLLREQNSTKAQQVFAEVAKAIGEYPVEFRGAQVLTGNEEGSFGWISVNFLMETLVKCSLTGTWTHPPAEDVVGALDLGGASTQITFLPGTPIEDSSTGALLRLYGTNYSIYTHSYLCYGQKQALKMLVASLHQGHHGRRQSWGGPNIQEQDCTEMEASPSTAQISHPCYPRGYQENITTAELYDSPCVRAPSSPSAAQLLRVMGTGEPAACSAAVQQLFNLSCGANSTCGFNGVYQPPVRGQFFAFSGLYHSLHFLNLTEGQPLTLVNATIGQFCTSTWEKVQRELPTASRIQLRDACAASTYALTLLLQGFGFNHTTWRNIRFTRQVTGVDVGWTLGYMLNLTNMIPSEIPQRVIGLRRSNWIAAMVLLATMLILTFCLLALTCCQKSSSGYVSL